Proteins encoded in a region of the Acidobacteriota bacterium genome:
- the purQ gene encoding phosphoribosylformylglycinamidine synthase subunit PurQ yields MKCGVVVFPGSNCDHDAYHVFKHVLGQETTFLWHQKEDLDGCELVVLPGGFSYGDYLRSGAVAARSPVMAAVRRHAEAGGLVLGICNGFQMLLEAGLLPGALVRNSSLRFVCREVYLRVERDDLPFTGGLSRGQVLELSVAHADGNYQDRDEALDELEEQGRVVFRYVDAGGEMTAEANPNGSARGIAGITNARGNVLGMMPHPERCAEEVLGHSDGLPLLAGTVGVAATALGQGVA; encoded by the coding sequence ATGAAATGCGGCGTCGTCGTCTTTCCCGGCAGCAATTGCGATCACGACGCCTACCACGTTTTCAAGCACGTCCTGGGGCAGGAGACCACGTTCCTCTGGCACCAAAAGGAAGATTTGGACGGCTGTGAGCTGGTGGTCCTCCCCGGCGGTTTTTCCTATGGTGACTACCTGCGCAGCGGGGCCGTCGCCGCCCGCTCGCCGGTAATGGCGGCGGTGCGCCGCCATGCCGAGGCGGGGGGACTGGTGTTGGGGATCTGCAACGGCTTCCAGATGCTGCTGGAGGCCGGCTTGTTGCCGGGGGCGCTGGTACGCAACTCCAGCCTGCGCTTCGTTTGCCGCGAGGTCTACCTGCGGGTGGAGCGGGACGATCTTCCCTTCACCGGCGGCCTGAGCCGCGGCCAGGTGCTGGAGCTCTCGGTGGCCCACGCCGACGGTAATTACCAGGACCGGGACGAGGCGCTGGACGAGCTGGAGGAGCAGGGCCGGGTGGTCTTCCGCTACGTCGACGCCGGCGGCGAGATGACGGCGGAGGCCAACCCCAACGGCTCCGCCCGTGGCATCGCGGGAATCACCAACGCCCGGGGCAACGTGCTGGGCATGATGCCCCACCCGGAGCGCTGTGCCGAGGAAGTGCTGGGTCACAGCGACGGCCTGCCGCTCCTCGCTGGCACGGTGGGAGTGGCCGCGACGGCTCTCGGCCAGGGGGTGGCGTGA
- the purS gene encoding phosphoribosylformylglycinamidine synthase subunit PurS, translating to MKAIVTVYPRREILDPQGKAIHQALERIGFEGVEEVRAGKSFEIDLAGQDPDAARQQVESMCQKLLANPVVEDYTVELQPADSKTGAAS from the coding sequence TTGAAAGCCATCGTCACCGTTTACCCGCGTCGCGAGATCCTGGACCCCCAGGGCAAGGCGATTCACCAAGCGCTGGAGCGCATCGGCTTCGAGGGCGTCGAAGAGGTCCGCGCCGGCAAGAGCTTCGAAATCGATCTCGCCGGCCAGGATCCGGACGCCGCCCGCCAGCAGGTGGAGAGCATGTGCCAAAAGCTGCTGGCCAACCCGGTGGTGGAGGACTACACCGTCGAGCTCCAGCCCGCCGACTCGAAGACGGGAGCGGCCTCATGA
- a CDS encoding MBL fold metallo-hydrolase → MRVVVLGSGSRGNAVVVESAGRRVLLDAGFSCRDLERRMRAVDLEPSTIEALVLTHEHGDHARGAELFSRRYKVPVYATAGTLDGLKLSRPAHTLSSGTEAVIGAFRLEPFAIPHDAREPVGLMVEDEEGRRLGLAADLGSASRLAWGRLRDLDLLILETNHDLEMLRNGPYPWVLKQRVAGRHGHLSNRQAADGIPELVNDRLRWVVLYHLSQTNNLPALAANVIGEALDTEGCQAEIVVAEQSGPTSWLEVLR, encoded by the coding sequence ATGCGGGTCGTCGTCCTCGGATCCGGAAGCCGAGGGAACGCGGTGGTGGTGGAGTCCGCCGGCCGCCGGGTGTTGCTCGACGCCGGGTTCTCCTGTCGGGACCTGGAGCGCCGCATGCGCGCCGTCGATCTCGAGCCCTCGACCATCGAGGCGTTGGTACTGACCCACGAGCACGGTGATCATGCCCGTGGCGCCGAGCTCTTCTCCCGCCGCTACAAGGTGCCGGTCTACGCTACCGCCGGCACCCTCGATGGCCTCAAACTCTCCCGTCCCGCCCATACCCTGAGCTCCGGCACCGAGGCGGTCATCGGCGCCTTTCGCCTCGAACCCTTCGCCATCCCCCACGACGCTCGCGAGCCGGTGGGGTTGATGGTGGAGGACGAGGAAGGCCGGCGGCTGGGCCTGGCGGCGGATCTGGGAAGCGCCAGCCGCCTCGCCTGGGGCCGGCTGCGGGATCTGGATCTGCTGATCCTGGAAACCAACCACGACCTGGAGATGCTGCGCAACGGACCCTACCCATGGGTGCTCAAGCAGCGGGTCGCCGGCCGCCATGGCCATCTCTCCAACCGCCAGGCGGCGGACGGCATCCCCGAGCTGGTCAACGACCGGCTGCGCTGGGTGGTGCTCTATCATCTTTCTCAGACCAACAATCTTCCCGCTCTGGCCGCCAACGTCATCGGCGAGGCCCTGGACACCGAAGGCTGCCAGGCCGAGATCGTGGTGGCGGAACAGAGCGGTCCCACTTCCTGGCTGGAGGTATTGCGTTGA
- a CDS encoding 3',5'-cyclic-nucleotide phosphodiesterase, whose product MKIRVLGSYGGENAGSRMTCLLINDRVALDAGSLSQALTIEEQVAVHSIVLTHSHMDHTNSLPFFIENVFGKTDQPIHIYASVATIYAIRKYLFNNEVWPDFSRLPNHLLPSVQFHEIEADEARTIGDVTFTPVPVNHVVPTFGYLIEAGGSSVLWSSDTGPTQRLWEIANQRTDLKAICLETSFDNSMQEVADLSLHLTPRSMAEELAKLERDVPVYLHHIKPPCASQIRREVAELKLSNVHFLEQGKTYDFS is encoded by the coding sequence ATGAAGATACGCGTGCTGGGCAGCTATGGCGGGGAGAACGCCGGAAGCCGAATGACCTGTTTGCTGATCAACGACCGCGTCGCTCTCGACGCCGGTTCGTTGAGTCAGGCTCTGACTATCGAAGAGCAGGTGGCGGTGCACTCCATCGTTCTCACCCACTCCCACATGGATCACACCAATTCGCTGCCCTTCTTCATCGAGAACGTCTTCGGCAAGACCGACCAGCCGATTCACATCTACGCCAGCGTCGCCACCATTTACGCGATCCGCAAATACCTTTTCAACAACGAGGTATGGCCGGATTTCTCCCGCTTGCCCAATCACCTCCTACCCTCTGTGCAATTCCACGAGATCGAGGCGGACGAGGCGCGGACCATCGGTGATGTGACCTTCACGCCGGTGCCGGTCAATCACGTGGTGCCCACTTTCGGCTATCTCATCGAAGCCGGTGGGTCATCGGTGCTATGGTCGAGCGATACCGGCCCCACGCAGCGGCTGTGGGAGATCGCCAATCAGAGGACCGACCTCAAGGCCATATGTCTGGAAACCAGCTTCGACAACTCGATGCAGGAAGTGGCGGACTTGTCGCTGCACCTGACGCCCCGGTCCATGGCGGAGGAGCTCGCCAAGCTGGAACGCGATGTGCCGGTCTATCTGCACCACATCAAGCCGCCCTGCGCCAGCCAGATCCGGCGCGAGGTCGCGGAGCTGAAGCTCTCCAACGTCCACTTCCTGGAACAGGGCAAAACCTACGATTTCAGCTGA
- a CDS encoding collagenase, which produces MARSLLCTLRTALILAIVALLLPVAPAQGQYRDVFGKNKVQYRDFNWQIYHSPHFDVYYYTDSEELLEKVVSYAESAYDELSQKFDFQIQEPTPLIFYETHSAFEQNNIILNFIPEGVGAFASPVRNRMVLPVDMPDPELLGLIKHELTHIFQYQMLFQGSLAKGLAVNPPLWFMEGMASYMAKDEQSYDRMYLRDAVVNDSIPSITQSGVGGFFAYRFGHAAFDYIEERWGQDGLLDFLYEFRNTIGSRADRAVERAFKIEPEDFDREFRQWLRKKYLPQLVETGEPGDFGRPFRIRDSPNGQAISPVSSPSGDLVAAFAIYKGDLDVVLFDAEKRRLLRNLTKGFANDYQYFSSQFVSSPRSMGRDLAFSPDGDQLALFAKREKGRSLILVNVLKGGIDRIIDLDVEQPLSPTWNADGRTIAFSGNQNGSFDLFTLDLQTLEVRNLTNDTNFEGAPSFSPDGQWLVYSVVIDEYAQLFRLRLDEPSQRYRLTSGEYNDIDATFSPDGQRIYFTSDRTGVDNIHSLSLDSGEVLQYTDVVTGCFMPTVLTEPDGVERLVYAGYWKNGFDLYVADIDEPLTDPEVTELEEAPVMLEELPAFEPDIQVAIDDANVEEYGGLNFFLENADAFFGFDDDQTFIGRVIITMSDYLGDRRIIGIFDSQNSLANFDLRYLNLRNRTQWQVRLFDQRLFYTFQDPIRGDLDRIEEAYQLTGLEGSLIRPFSFNTRAEVGVAYLYREFTDPVFGVDDQGFVFLQGFQSVSDDFPQLSASLINDATVFATYGPVSGSRWRVDGFYAPDLDESGTLYVGATVDGRKYIPVTRRSNLAMRLYAGVIDGNRAGFFSIGGLDTLRGFDYRALSGDRVAFANIEYRFPLIDYIATPILQFQGIRGRFFLDVGAAWFDDGPDFNFYDSDNSRLEDGVAAYGFGFSVRFFGLNLNWDLSKQWNFEDSSDGYRTDFYIGTRF; this is translated from the coding sequence TTGGCTCGTTCACTGCTCTGCACTCTCCGCACCGCTCTGATCCTCGCGATTGTGGCGCTCCTACTCCCCGTGGCCCCGGCCCAGGGGCAATACCGGGACGTCTTCGGCAAGAACAAGGTCCAGTACCGCGACTTCAACTGGCAGATCTACCACTCGCCGCACTTCGACGTGTACTACTACACGGACTCCGAAGAATTGTTGGAGAAGGTGGTCTCCTACGCCGAGAGCGCCTACGACGAGCTCTCTCAGAAGTTCGACTTCCAGATTCAGGAGCCGACGCCCCTGATCTTCTACGAAACCCACTCCGCCTTCGAGCAGAACAACATCATCCTCAACTTCATCCCGGAGGGCGTGGGCGCCTTCGCCTCGCCGGTGCGCAACCGCATGGTGCTGCCGGTGGACATGCCGGATCCGGAGCTGCTGGGGCTGATCAAGCACGAGCTGACCCATATCTTCCAGTACCAGATGCTCTTCCAGGGCAGCCTGGCCAAGGGCCTGGCGGTGAATCCGCCGCTGTGGTTCATGGAAGGTATGGCCAGCTACATGGCGAAGGACGAGCAGTCCTACGACCGCATGTATCTGCGCGACGCGGTGGTCAACGACTCCATCCCCTCCATCACCCAGAGCGGTGTCGGCGGCTTCTTCGCCTACCGCTTCGGCCATGCCGCCTTCGACTACATCGAGGAGCGCTGGGGCCAGGACGGACTGTTGGATTTCCTCTACGAATTCCGCAACACCATCGGCTCGCGGGCGGATCGGGCGGTGGAGCGGGCGTTCAAGATCGAGCCCGAGGATTTCGACCGGGAATTCCGCCAGTGGCTGCGCAAGAAGTATCTGCCGCAGCTGGTGGAGACCGGTGAGCCGGGGGACTTCGGTCGTCCGTTCCGCATTCGCGACTCCCCCAACGGTCAGGCCATCTCGCCGGTGTCCTCGCCGTCCGGTGATCTGGTGGCGGCCTTCGCCATCTACAAGGGCGATCTCGATGTGGTGCTCTTCGACGCCGAGAAGCGGCGTCTGCTGCGCAACCTCACCAAGGGCTTCGCCAACGACTACCAATACTTCAGCAGCCAGTTCGTCTCGTCGCCGCGCTCCATGGGCCGGGATCTGGCCTTCTCCCCCGACGGCGACCAGCTGGCCCTCTTCGCCAAGCGCGAGAAGGGGCGCAGCCTGATCCTGGTCAACGTGCTCAAGGGCGGTATCGACCGCATCATCGATCTCGATGTTGAGCAGCCCTTGTCTCCCACCTGGAACGCCGATGGCCGGACCATCGCCTTCTCCGGCAACCAGAACGGCAGCTTCGACCTCTTTACCCTCGACCTCCAGACCTTGGAGGTGCGCAACCTCACCAACGACACCAATTTCGAGGGCGCGCCGTCGTTCTCGCCGGACGGTCAGTGGCTGGTCTACAGCGTGGTCATCGACGAATACGCTCAGCTCTTCCGGCTGCGTCTCGACGAACCGTCCCAGCGCTATCGTCTGACCTCCGGGGAGTACAACGACATCGACGCCACCTTCTCCCCCGACGGCCAGCGCATCTACTTCACCTCCGACCGCACCGGCGTGGACAATATTCACAGCCTGAGTCTGGATAGCGGTGAGGTGTTGCAGTACACCGACGTGGTCACCGGCTGCTTCATGCCGACGGTGCTCACCGAGCCCGATGGTGTCGAGCGTCTGGTCTACGCCGGCTATTGGAAGAACGGCTTCGATCTCTACGTCGCCGACATCGACGAGCCTCTCACCGATCCCGAAGTCACGGAGCTGGAGGAAGCGCCGGTGATGCTCGAAGAGCTCCCCGCCTTCGAGCCGGATATCCAGGTGGCCATCGACGACGCCAACGTCGAGGAGTACGGCGGCCTCAACTTCTTCTTGGAGAACGCCGACGCCTTCTTCGGCTTCGACGACGACCAGACCTTCATCGGCCGGGTGATCATCACCATGTCCGACTATCTGGGGGATCGCCGCATCATCGGCATCTTTGACTCCCAGAACTCGTTGGCCAATTTCGACCTGCGCTATCTCAACCTGCGCAACCGCACCCAATGGCAGGTGAGGCTCTTCGATCAGCGGCTCTTCTATACCTTCCAGGACCCCATTCGTGGGGATCTGGACCGCATCGAGGAGGCCTATCAGCTCACCGGTCTCGAGGGTTCGCTGATCCGTCCCTTCAGCTTCAATACCCGGGCGGAGGTCGGCGTGGCCTACCTCTATCGCGAGTTCACCGACCCGGTCTTCGGCGTAGACGATCAGGGCTTCGTCTTCCTCCAAGGGTTCCAGAGCGTCTCCGACGATTTTCCGCAGCTTTCCGCTTCGTTGATCAACGATGCCACCGTCTTCGCCACCTACGGCCCGGTGAGCGGATCGCGCTGGCGGGTGGACGGCTTCTACGCACCGGATCTGGACGAGAGCGGCACCCTCTACGTGGGCGCTACCGTCGACGGCCGGAAGTACATTCCGGTCACCCGGCGAAGCAATCTCGCCATGCGGCTCTACGCCGGCGTCATCGACGGCAACCGGGCGGGCTTCTTCTCCATCGGCGGCCTGGACACCCTGCGGGGCTTCGATTACCGGGCCCTGAGCGGTGATCGGGTGGCCTTCGCCAACATCGAGTACCGCTTCCCCCTCATCGACTACATCGCCACGCCGATCCTGCAATTCCAGGGGATCCGGGGCCGCTTCTTCCTCGACGTCGGTGCCGCGTGGTTCGACGACGGGCCGGACTTCAACTTCTACGACAGCGACAACAGCCGGTTGGAAGACGGCGTGGCCGCCTACGGCTTCGGCTTCAGCGTGCGCTTCTTCGGGCTCAACCTGAATTGGGATCTGTCGAAGCAGTGGAACTTCGAGGACTCCTCCGACGGCTACCGCACCGACTTCTATATCGGAACGCGCTTCTGA
- a CDS encoding tetratricopeptide repeat protein — MRPFPGTYIVGLLIFLAAVSGCGSTQAGSSSGTDNAEAQLKFGVQMARQELWSEALFRFRRAAQLDPRNPRVFNNLAVASEATGSFEQALEYYREALKLDPNNRTLRGNYSRFVEFYRSFKPEEENPEGASAETEQGQGEQGEGSQSTSRR, encoded by the coding sequence ATGCGACCATTCCCCGGTACGTACATCGTCGGATTGCTCATCTTCCTGGCCGCGGTGAGCGGCTGCGGATCGACCCAAGCCGGTTCGAGCTCGGGCACCGACAACGCGGAAGCGCAGCTCAAGTTTGGCGTCCAGATGGCGCGCCAGGAGCTGTGGAGCGAGGCTTTGTTCCGCTTCCGCCGAGCGGCTCAGCTGGATCCCCGCAATCCGCGGGTTTTCAACAACCTGGCGGTGGCCTCGGAGGCCACGGGCAGCTTCGAGCAGGCTCTGGAGTATTACCGCGAAGCGCTCAAGCTCGACCCCAACAACCGCACCCTGCGCGGCAACTACTCTCGCTTCGTCGAGTTCTACCGCAGCTTCAAGCCCGAGGAGGAGAACCCCGAGGGGGCGAGCGCCGAGACCGAGCAGGGGCAGGGCGAGCAGGGCGAGGGTTCGCAGTCGACGAGTCGCCGATGA
- the dprA gene encoding DNA-processing protein DprA, whose product MKTSRALLIALNASPDLHRAVICRLAQELEAWITPGVTAETVSRRLAVPEKQARRALAVLPRAEAICRREETAAKTIGARLVTRVDDDYPAPLLDLHLPPAALYVQGELPAAPAVALVGSRKATEYGLEAAAFFGRSLAQAGLTVVSGFALGVDAAAHRGALNAAGGTTVAVLGCGLDVAYPRQHKELGEQIVTAGARVSEMPLGWLPRRWTFPIRNRIIAALARGTLVVQAARRSGSLITAHHALELGRDVWAIPGPIFEEKALGTNGLIRDGALLVQHPRDILDALGLSTPASSVTAPSPAGAQTTAPQLLPPQPATEDHRQPPKGLAGKLLQHLPTGTRRSPDDLCLLTDSAMDEVLGALLDLELQGWLRRLPGPVYGRVD is encoded by the coding sequence ATGAAAACATCGCGAGCTTTGCTCATCGCCCTCAACGCCAGCCCCGATCTGCACCGGGCGGTGATCTGCCGGCTAGCCCAGGAGCTCGAAGCCTGGATCACCCCCGGCGTCACCGCCGAAACCGTCTCCCGCCGCCTGGCGGTGCCCGAGAAGCAGGCCCGCCGGGCCCTCGCCGTCCTGCCCCGGGCCGAAGCGATCTGCCGGCGGGAGGAGACCGCGGCGAAGACCATCGGCGCCCGCCTGGTGACCCGCGTCGACGACGACTACCCGGCGCCGCTCCTCGACCTGCACCTGCCGCCGGCGGCGCTCTACGTGCAGGGAGAGCTCCCGGCGGCTCCGGCGGTGGCGCTGGTGGGCTCGCGCAAGGCCACCGAGTATGGGTTGGAAGCGGCGGCGTTCTTCGGCCGTAGCCTCGCCCAAGCAGGACTGACGGTGGTCTCCGGCTTCGCCCTGGGGGTCGACGCCGCCGCCCACCGCGGCGCCCTCAATGCCGCCGGCGGCACGACGGTAGCGGTGTTGGGCTGCGGCCTGGACGTCGCCTATCCGCGCCAGCACAAGGAGCTGGGAGAGCAGATCGTCACCGCCGGCGCCCGCGTCAGCGAGATGCCCTTGGGCTGGCTGCCGCGGCGCTGGACCTTCCCCATCCGCAACCGCATCATCGCCGCCCTGGCCCGGGGCACGCTGGTGGTGCAGGCCGCCCGGCGGTCGGGCTCCCTGATCACCGCTCATCACGCTCTGGAGCTGGGCCGAGACGTGTGGGCGATCCCCGGCCCCATCTTCGAAGAGAAGGCCCTGGGCACCAACGGCCTGATCCGCGACGGCGCCCTGCTGGTCCAACACCCGCGAGACATCCTCGATGCCCTCGGCCTGTCCACGCCCGCTTCGTCTGTCACCGCTCCGTCACCGGCAGGCGCTCAGACCACTGCGCCCCAGCTCTTGCCGCCTCAGCCTGCGACCGAAGACCACCGCCAGCCGCCCAAGGGTCTGGCCGGCAAGCTCCTCCAACATCTCCCCACCGGCACCCGCCGCAGCCCCGACGATCTCTGCCTGCTCACCGACAGCGCCATGGACGAAGTCCTCGGCGCCCTCCTCGACCTCGAGCTCCAAGGCTGGCTGCGCAGGTTGCCGGGGCCGGTCTACGGGAGGGTGGATTGA